One Mugil cephalus isolate CIBA_MC_2020 chromosome 8, CIBA_Mcephalus_1.1, whole genome shotgun sequence genomic window carries:
- the anxa1a gene encoding annexin A1a, with the protein MSFIQAFLQQTVYLGLPDESVLQNEGTVTPATNFSPSGDAAVLEKAIKTKGVDENTIIEILVKRSNEQRQQIKEAYQQSGGKPLESALKSALKGDLEDVVLALLKTPAQYDAQQLKLAMKGLGTDEDTLIEILASRTNRQILDIKKAYKEDYKKDLEDDIKSDTSGDFRAALLTLCKASRTEGVSEQLVDSDARALYEAGEGRKGKDCSVFIDILTSRSAPHLRKVFDRYSKYSKVDVAKAIDLEMKGDIESCLTAVVKCAGSRTAFFAEKLNLAMKGKGTRKNILTRIMVSRSEIDLKRIKEEYKKTYGKTLYQDILDDTKGDYEKILLALCGGEN; encoded by the exons ATGTCTTTCATCCAAGCCTTTCTCCAACAGACGGTCTATCTGGGCTTGCCCGATGAGTCA GTCTTACAGAATGAGGGAACTGTAACCCCAGCGACTAACTTCAGCCCCAGTGGAGATGCAGCTGTCTTGGAGAAGGCCATCAAGACAAAAG GTGTGGATGAGAACACCATTATTGAAATTCTGGTCAAAAGGAGCAACGAGCAGAGGCAGCAGATCAAAGAGGCTTACCAGCAGAGCGGCGGCAAG CCTCTGGAATCAGCCCTGAAAAGCGCTCTGAAGGGAGATCTGGAGGATGTGGTGTTGGCTCTGCTGAAAACACCAGCCCAGTACGATGCCCAGCAGCTGAAACTGGCTATGAAG GGTCTGGGAACAGATGAGGACACCCTCATTGAGATCTTAGCTTCCCGTACCAACAGACAGATCCTGGACATTAAGAAGGCCTACAAGGAAG ACTACAAGAAGGACCTGGAGGACGACATCAAGTCTGACACCAGTGGAGACTTCAGGGCTGCCCTCCTTACACTCTGCAAG GCCAGCAGGACTGAAGGAGTGAGTGAACAGCTGGTTGACAGTGATGCCAGGGCTCTGTACGAGgctggggaggggaggaagggcaAAGACTGCTCTGTCTTCATTGACATCCTGACCTCCAGGAGTGCCCCTCATCTCCGCAAAG TATTTGACAGGTACTCAAAGTACAGCAAAGTGGATGTGGCCAAAGCTATCGACCTGGAGATGAAGGGAGATATTGAAAGTTGTCTCACAGCAGTAG TGAAGTGTGCTGGGAGCAGGACTGCGTTCTTCGCTGAGAAGCTCAACTTGGCCATGAAG GGTAAAGGTACCCGCAAAAACATCCTGACTCGCATCATGGTGAGCCGCTCTGAAATTGACCTGAAACGGATCAAAGAAGAGTACAAGAAGACCTACGGAAAAACTCTCTACCAGGATATTCTG GATGACACAAAAGGAGATTATGAGAAGATTCTGCTCGCTCTCTGTGGAGGTGAAAACTAA
- the LOC125012384 gene encoding kinesin-like protein KIN-14E, with translation MEAMRKRHLEVVQELEENFQVTARENQEWTVQKIRSHYQNKLNTLRRFLDLYQEKVEKKKSEWENRVEGLTAQYELLLEEQRAEKRRNKEEALQWHREKSKMLELFSTRLDVLHTHQASTLQELQMARQEIGKVQEMMMVSQQEQQQEAAGEGESPEDKDLSAQQQTSDCSDIDRPLEGAKARLEELKESLYQREREITELLEAERTPIPPVPQPPCSVLLPSVIHKAHEICSAVLETRALLDQMIEENRVALIEARNKLECLQNAKEENNDTETAADQEGSHKYESSLSLQQETVRKHEVCQIALDCIRTGESPVINDCAISELEAILGQGTIQTTDGVKSVGQQLLLLQDQLKQEKEEKKKIVENYTSERTLRKKYYNLVEDMKGKIRVFCRIRPVSRAEAAQGGVVVVDKIDDYSVTVETPRGQREFQFDKVFSAEASQEELFHDTNRLIQSAMDGYNVCIFAYGQTGSGKTFTMVGDKEQKNPGIMPRSFNAIFDIMRENSSKFNFKVSAYMLELYNDKLQDLFVSQVGEAHAQPQSHGQARRVEIKRNRKGVVFAQGAETKEASSAQELYALFQQACANRHISATKMNVESSRSHLIVGIMVESRNLTNGSVSNGKLSLVDLAGSERAAKTGAKDHQLKEANSINKSLSALGDVISALSAELPHVPYRNSKLTQVMQDSLGGNAKTLMIVNISPSEFNLEETLTSLVYATRVKAITNNAQRNVESKEIAQLKEVIVKLRSGQTVDEEDV, from the exons ATGGAAGCAATGAGGAAGAGACACCTGGAGGTGgtccaggagctggaggagaactTCCAGGTCACTGCGCGGGAGAACCAG gaaTGGACTGTGCAGAAGATCAGATCTCATTACCAGAACAAGTTAAACACTCTGAGGAGGTTTCTGGACCTGTACCAGGAGAAAgtggagaagaaaaagtcaGAGTGGGAGAACAGAGTTGAG GGCTTGACAGCACAGTATGAGCTGttgctggaggagcagagagccgagaagaggagaaataaagagGAGGCCCTGCAGTGGCACAGGGAAAAG AGCAAAATGCTGGAACTGTTCTCCACCAGGCTGGATGTGCTCCACACCCACCAGGCCTCCA CTTTACAGGAACTTCAGATGGCCAGACAGGAAATAGGGAAAGTCCAAGAAATGATGATGGTTTCACAACAGGAGCagcaacaggaagcagcagggGAAGGTGAAAGCCCAGAGGACAAAGACCTTTCAGCACAACAACAGACCTCT GACTGCAGTGACATAGATCGACCACTTGAGGGAGCTAAAGCTCGTCtagaggagctgaaggagagtCTGTaccagagggagagggagatcACTGAGTTGCTGGAGGCCGAGAGGACACCCATCCCTCCTGTCCCTCAACCACCCTGCAGCGTTCTGCTTCCCTCTGTCATACACAAG GCTCATGAAATTTGCAGTGCCGTGTTAGAGACCAGAGCTCTTTTGGACCAGATGATTGAGGAAAACCGTGTTGCTCTGATTGAAGCCAGAAATAAACTGGAGTGTCTGCAGAACGCTAAAGAAGAAAACAACGACACGGAGACGGCTGCTGACCAGGAGGG GTCACATAAATACGAGTCAAGTCTGTCTCTCCAACAAGAAACAGTGAGGAAGCATGAGGTCTGTCAAATTGCATTAGACTGCATCAGAACAGGAGAGAGCCCTGTTATAAATG ACTGTGCAATCTCTGAGCTGGAGGCCATCCTGGGACAGGGGACGATCCAAACCACAGATGGAGTCAAGAGTGTTGGTCagcagctgctcctgctgcaggatCAG CTgaagcaagaaaaagaagagaaaaagaaaatagttgaGAACTACACCTCGGAAAGGACACTGAGGAAGAAATATTACAATTTGGTGGAAGACATGAAAG GTAAAATAAGAGTGTTTTGTCGGATTCGACCAGTGAGCCGGGCCGAGGCTGCTCAGGGTGGAGTCGTTGTTGTGGATAAAATAGATGATTACTCTGTCACCGTGGAAACCCCTCGTGGGCAGAGGGAGTTTCAGTTTGACAAGGTGTTCAGTGCTGAGGCCTCTCAGGAAGAACTGTTTCATGACACAAACAG GCTGATCCAGTCAGCCATGGACGGCTACAATGTCTGTATCTTTGCGTACGGCCAGACGGGCTCAGGGAAGACCTTCACCATGGTCGGGGACAAGGAGCAGAAGAATCCGGGGATCATGCCGAGATCTTTTAATGCTATATTCGATATCATGCGGGAGAACAGCTCTAAATTCAACTTCAAG GTTTCGGCCTACATGCTGGAGCTCTACAATGACAAGCTGCAAGACCTCTTTGTGAGCCAGGTTGGTGAGGCCCATGCACAGCCTCAATCCCATGGTCAGGCCAGGCGGGTGGAGATCAAGAGGAACAGAAAGGGGGTTGTGTTCGCCCAAGGAGCGGAAACAAAGGAGGCTTCCAGTGCCCAGGAGCTCTACGCTCTGTTCCAGCAGGCCTGTGCCAACCGACACATCTCAGCCACCA AGATGAACGTGGAGAGTTCCCGCTCCCATCTCATTGTTGGCATCATGGTGGAGAGCAGGAATCTGACTAATGGGAGTGTGAGTAACGGGAAGCTGAGCCTCGTAGACCTGGCAGGCAGTGAGCGAGCTGCAAAAACCGGTGCCAAGGACCACCAGCTAAAG GAGGCAAACTCCATTAACAAGTCTCTGAGTGCATTGGGTGACGTGATCTCAGCTTTATCTGCTGAACTGCCCCACGTACCATACAGGAACAGCAAACTAACACAG GTGATGCAAGACTCTTTGGGGGGAAATGCCAAAACTCTCATGATCGTCAACATCTCCCCTTCAGAATTCAACCTTGAAGAGACTCTCACATCTCTCGT CTACGCAACAAGAGTGAAGGCCATAACCAACAACGCTCAGAGAAACGTGGAAAGCAAAGAGATTGCCCAGCTGAAAGAG GTGATCGTGAAGCTGAGGTCGGGGCAGACAGTGGACGAGGAGGATGTTTGA
- the LOC125012274 gene encoding cytochrome P450 1A1 → MRPILFWSLPINENSCASLSSVTVALCVFTLVLMALRGRKKSGFFFHLQRDSRLDHSKYPPPPGPTPWPVVGNLLQMGDQIHLSLTRLRLQYGDVFKLRLGCLTVVVLSGYTTIRQALVRQGDAFAGRPDLFTFSAIANGTSMTFSEKYGPALLLHKKLCKNALRSFSQAEPRGSGATCLLEEHVCAEAAEMVEVMREQAAKGELAGDVEGIDPVMPLVTSVANVVCALCFGKRYDYNDKEFLTIVHINNEVLRIFAAGNLADFFPVFRYFPSPSLRKMVQHIQRMNGFMERSIEEHINTFDKNCIRDITDALIALCEDREENKDTSLLSNSQIIHTVIDIFGAGFDTIIAGLQWSLLYLIKFPDIQYRIHQEIDEHIGSARLPRFSDKPKMPFTEAFIYEVFRHASYVPFTIPHCTTRNITLNGYFIPKDTCVFINQYQVNHDVDLWGDPDTFSPQRFLLPSGLLNKDLTEKVLIFGMGKRRCLGDGFARLEMFIFLTTLLHGLRIENVSGQELDLSTDFGLTMKPRPYRITVSSRF, encoded by the exons aTGAGGCCCATCCTGTTTTGGTCTCTGCCCATCAATGAGAACTCTTGTGCTTCTCTGTCAAGTGTTACTGTCGCTCTGTGCGTTTTCACCCTCGTTCTGATGGCCCTCAGGGGCCGAAAAAAGAGCGGATTTTTCTTCCACCTCCAGCGTGACTCCCGGCTGGACCACTCCAaataccctcctcctcccggaCCCACACCATGGCCCGTTGTTGGGAATCTGCTCCAGATGGGCGACCAAATTCATCTCTCCCTAACCCGTCTGAGGCTCCAGTACGGTGATGTTTTCAAG TTGCGTTTGGGCTGTTTGACTGTTGTTGTCCTGAGTGGGTACACCACAATCAGGCAGGCGCTGGTTCGCCAAGGGGATGCTTTTGCGGGGCGGCCCGACCTTTTCACCTTTTCTGCCATTGCCAATGGGACCAGCATGACCTTCAGTGAGAAATATGGACCTGCACTGCTGCTCCATAAGAAGCTGTGCAAGAATGCCCTGAGGTCTTTCTCGCAGGCTGAACCCAGGGGATCCGGTGCCACCTGCCTTTTGGAGGAACATGTATGTGCCGAGGCGGCTGAGATGGTGGAGGTGATGCGAGAGCAAGCTGCTAAAGGGGAACTGGCCGGTGACGTGGAGGGCATTGATCCAGTGATGCCCCTGGTGACCTCGGTGGCAAATGTTGTCTGTGCACTCTGCTTTGGGAAAAGGTATGACTACAATGACAAGGAGTTTCTCACCATTGTTCACATCAACAATGAGGTCCTGAGGATCTTTGCAGCAGGGAACCTGGCTGATTTCTTCCCTGTGTTTCGCTACTTTCCGAGTCCGTCTCTGAGAAAGATGGTCCAGCACATTCAGAGAATGAACGGATTCATGGAACGGAGCATCGAGGAACACATCAACACCTTTGATAAG AACTGTATCCGGGACATTACAGACGCTCTGATCGCGCTCtgtgaagacagagaagaaaacaaggacacatcgttgctctccaactcTCAGATCATTCACACCGTCATAGATATCTTCGGAGCCG ggttcGACACCATCATTGCTGGTTTACAGTGGAGCCTGTTGTACCTCATCAAGTTTCCTGACATCCAGTACAGAATACACCAGGAGATTG ATGAGCACATTGGCTCAGCAAGGTTACCCAGGTTTTCAGACAAGCCCAAGATGCCCTTCACAGAGGCGTTCATATACGAAGTCTTCCGTCATGCCTCATATGTTCCTTTCACCATACCCCACTG CACCACGAGAAACATCACCCTAAATGGATACTTCATCCCCAAAGATACATGTGTCTTCATTAACCAGTATCAAGTCAATCATGATGT TGATCTTTGGGGTGATCCGGACACGTTTAGCCCACAGCGTTTCCTGCTTCCATCAGGACTCCTCAACAAGGACCTGACAGAGAAGGTTCTCATCTTTGGCATGGGGAAGAGACGCTGTCTTGGTGATGGATTTGCACGACTggagatgtttatttttctcaccaCGCTGCTCCACGGGCTGCGGATTGAAAATGTATCAGGGCAGGAGCTGGATCTCAGCACTGATTTTGGTTTGACTATGAAACCACGTCCATACAGGATTACTGTCTCCTCAAGGTTTTAG